From a single Fusobacterium pseudoperiodonticum genomic region:
- a CDS encoding transglycosylase domain-containing protein, which produces MKKLLVILLKLIAVLFVVGALAVFAIIIKYRLELPNIQSMVEDYKPRMATTIYDKNNNVVDVLEAESRDAVKLEDVSPYVKEAFLAIEDKKFYSHHGLHFKGIIRAVLTNFLKGKATQGGSSITQQLAKNAFLTPERTFSRKVKEAILTYQIERTYTKDEILERYLNEIYFGSGSYGIKNAADQYFRKDPKDLNIAEAALLAGIPNRPTKYDPNRSLDNALHRQQIILKEMFEDGRITKEEYEEALAYKFELENEENVKNVPKNTSIIYNRRPKKAYNNPELTTIVENYLAEIYDDEQIYSSGLKIYTTIDLDYQKVARDTFNAYPYFKNKEINGAMVTLDPFTGGIVSIVGGKNFKAGNFDRATMARRQLGSSFKPFVYLKALESGYEPYSVVVNDFVAYGKWAPKNFDGRYTFNSTLVNSLNLSLNIPAVKLMDAVTVDAFKEEMTDKIKLSSEIQNLTTALGSVDSTPVNTAANFSIFVNGGYIVKPNIIREIRDNQDILIYVADIEKVKAFDSVDVSVITAMLKSVVSNGTATKARVVDKSGRPIQQGGKTGTTSEHRTAWFVGITPEYVTVCYIGRDDNKPMYGKMTGGSAVAPMWARYYQTLINKGLYTPGKFEFLENYLETGDLVKQNIDIYTGLLDGPNSKEMVIRKGRLQVESAAKYKNGIASLFGLEASAGGGVYVESSSDGMIIDSASGEGGSSEGGSSENSGGNNVGPSAPSGQSGQSGQVETNKEKDGDSLTDRLLGD; this is translated from the coding sequence ATGAAAAAATTACTTGTTATTTTATTGAAACTTATAGCAGTTTTATTTGTTGTGGGAGCTTTAGCAGTTTTTGCAATAATTATAAAATATAGACTTGAATTACCTAATATTCAAAGTATGGTTGAAGACTATAAACCTCGGATGGCTACTACTATCTACGATAAAAATAATAATGTTGTAGATGTTTTAGAAGCTGAATCAAGAGATGCTGTTAAATTAGAAGATGTTTCTCCTTATGTAAAAGAAGCATTTCTAGCTATTGAGGATAAAAAGTTTTACTCTCACCATGGTTTACACTTTAAAGGAATAATAAGAGCTGTACTAACTAATTTTTTAAAAGGTAAAGCTACTCAAGGTGGAAGTTCTATTACACAACAATTGGCAAAAAATGCCTTCTTAACTCCTGAAAGAACATTTTCAAGAAAAGTAAAAGAAGCTATTTTAACTTATCAAATTGAAAGAACTTATACTAAAGATGAAATATTAGAAAGATATCTTAATGAAATATACTTTGGTTCAGGTTCTTATGGTATAAAGAATGCAGCAGATCAATATTTTAGAAAAGATCCTAAGGATTTAAATATTGCAGAAGCAGCTTTACTTGCAGGTATACCAAATAGACCTACAAAATATGACCCAAATAGAAGCTTAGATAATGCTCTTCATAGACAACAAATCATTTTAAAAGAAATGTTTGAAGATGGAAGAATAACTAAAGAAGAATATGAAGAAGCACTAGCATATAAATTTGAACTTGAAAACGAAGAAAATGTGAAGAATGTTCCAAAAAATACTTCTATTATCTATAATAGAAGACCTAAAAAAGCATATAATAACCCTGAACTTACAACAATAGTTGAAAACTATTTAGCAGAAATCTATGATGATGAGCAAATTTATTCTTCTGGTTTAAAAATATATACAACTATTGACTTAGATTATCAAAAAGTTGCAAGGGATACTTTCAATGCTTATCCATATTTTAAAAACAAAGAAATAAATGGTGCTATGGTCACTTTAGATCCATTCACAGGAGGAATAGTATCTATAGTTGGTGGTAAAAACTTTAAAGCTGGAAACTTTGATAGAGCTACTATGGCTAGAAGACAATTAGGATCATCATTTAAACCTTTTGTGTATCTAAAAGCTTTAGAAAGTGGATATGAACCTTATTCTGTCGTAGTAAATGACTTTGTTGCTTACGGAAAATGGGCACCTAAAAACTTTGATGGTAGATACACATTTAACTCTACTTTAGTAAACTCTTTAAATTTATCACTAAATATCCCAGCTGTTAAATTAATGGATGCAGTTACTGTTGATGCTTTTAAAGAAGAAATGACTGATAAAATAAAATTATCTTCTGAAATACAAAACTTGACAACAGCTCTAGGTTCTGTTGATAGTACTCCAGTAAACACAGCAGCAAACTTCTCAATTTTTGTCAATGGTGGATATATAGTAAAACCTAATATAATAAGAGAAATTAGAGACAATCAAGATATTCTTATTTATGTTGCAGATATTGAAAAAGTAAAAGCTTTTGATAGTGTTGATGTAAGTGTAATAACAGCTATGTTAAAATCTGTTGTAAGCAATGGTACTGCTACTAAAGCAAGAGTTGTAGATAAATCAGGTAGACCTATACAACAAGGTGGAAAAACAGGAACAACAAGTGAACATAGAACAGCTTGGTTCGTTGGTATAACTCCTGAATATGTAACTGTTTGCTATATAGGTAGAGATGATAATAAACCTATGTATGGTAAGATGACTGGGGGAAGTGCAGTTGCACCTATGTGGGCTAGATACTATCAAACTCTTATAAATAAAGGACTATACACTCCAGGTAAATTTGAATTCTTAGAAAACTATTTAGAAACTGGAGACCTAGTAAAACAAAATATAGATATCTATACTGGTTTATTAGATGGACCTAATAGTAAAGAAATGGTAATTAGAAAAGGTAGACTGCAAGTTGAAAGTGCAGCAAAATATAAGAATGGTATCGCTTCGCTATTTGGTTTAGAAGCTTCTGCAGGTGGTGGAGTATATGTAGAATCATCTTCTGACGGAATGATAATTGATAGTGCTTCAGGTGAAGGTGGTAGCTCTGAAGGAGGCTCATCTGAAAATTCAGGTGGAAACAATGTAGGTCCTTCTGCTCCTTCTGGACAATCTGGACAATCTGGACAAGTTGAAACTAATAAGGAAAAAGATGGTGACAGCCTAACTGATAGACTTTTAGGAGATTAA
- the rlmN gene encoding 23S rRNA (adenine(2503)-C(2))-methyltransferase RlmN — translation MNNEKVNILNLTQEELTEFLVSLGLKKFYGKEVFIWLHKKIIRNFDDMTNLSLKDREILKENAYIPFFNLLKHQVSKLDRTEKFLFELEDKGTIETVLLRHRDSKNKEIRNTLCVSSQVGCPVKCSFCATGQGGYMRNLSVSEILNQVYTVERRLRKKDESLNNLVFMGMGEPLLNIDNLSTALSIISNENGINISKRKITISTSGVVPGIEKILLEKIPIELAVSLHSAINEKRDQIIPINKNFPLEDLSAVLVEYQKQTKRRITFEYILIDNFNISEVDANALADFIHQFDHVVNLIPYNEVEGVEHKRPSMKKIDRFYNYLKNVRKVNVTLRQEKGSDIDGACGQLRQRNKKGDN, via the coding sequence ATGAATAATGAAAAAGTAAATATTTTAAATTTAACTCAAGAGGAGTTAACAGAATTTTTAGTGTCTTTAGGACTAAAAAAATTCTATGGAAAAGAAGTCTTTATTTGGCTACATAAAAAGATTATCAGAAATTTTGATGATATGACAAACCTATCTCTAAAAGATAGAGAAATCTTAAAAGAAAATGCCTATATACCATTTTTCAATCTTTTGAAGCATCAAGTCTCAAAGTTAGATAGAACAGAAAAATTCTTGTTTGAACTTGAAGATAAGGGAACTATAGAAACTGTTCTTTTAAGACACAGAGATTCTAAAAATAAAGAAATAAGAAACACTCTTTGTGTATCATCTCAAGTTGGTTGCCCTGTAAAATGTAGTTTCTGTGCAACAGGACAAGGTGGATATATGAGAAATCTTTCAGTAAGTGAAATTTTAAACCAAGTTTACACTGTTGAAAGAAGACTTAGAAAGAAAGATGAAAGCCTAAATAACTTAGTATTTATGGGTATGGGTGAACCTCTTTTAAATATAGATAATCTATCTACAGCTTTATCTATAATTTCAAATGAAAATGGAATCAATATTTCAAAAAGAAAGATTACAATTTCAACTTCTGGTGTGGTTCCAGGTATAGAAAAGATTTTGCTGGAAAAAATTCCTATAGAATTAGCAGTCTCTCTACACAGTGCTATAAATGAAAAAAGGGATCAAATCATTCCAATAAATAAAAACTTCCCATTGGAAGACTTATCAGCAGTTTTAGTTGAATATCAAAAACAAACTAAAAGAAGAATTACTTTTGAATATATTTTGATAGATAATTTTAATATTTCAGAAGTTGATGCCAATGCTTTGGCAGATTTTATACATCAATTTGATCATGTGGTAAATTTAATACCATATAATGAAGTTGAAGGAGTGGAACATAAAAGACCTTCTATGAAGAAAATTGATAGATTCTATAACTATCTTAAAAATGTTAGAAAGGTAAATGTAACTTTAAGACAAGAAAAAGGTAGTGATATAGACGGTGCTTGTGGACAACTTAGACAAAGAAATAAAAAAGGGGATAATTAA